From the Takifugu flavidus isolate HTHZ2018 chromosome 12, ASM371156v2, whole genome shotgun sequence genome, one window contains:
- the sh3bgr gene encoding SH3 domain-binding glutamic acid-rich protein isoform X17 has protein sequence MVIKVFLATSSGSTAIKKKQQDVVGFLEALKVDYTELDIACNEENRMWMRQNVPTEMKPSNGIPLPPQIFNDDSYCGDYDTFFNAKEDNTVFAFLGLPPPPGSKEAQQMHIVENGTHTEGADGSADDPTEVPVEECNGETQTDGGEEEGESGQEEEGEAADEEAPADEDEELEETDEQAQAEEDEQDEEADDDREEEEAEAQEVYLQEEAEEEQEVEAE, from the exons ATGGTGATTAAGGTCTTTCTGGCAACTTCTTCTGGATCCACAGCG ATCAAAAAGAAACAGCAGGATGTGGTTGGCTTCCTCGAGGCCCTGAAGGTGGACTACACGGAGCTGGACATCGCCTGCAATGAGGAGAACCGCATGTGGATGAGGCAGAACGTTCCCACAGAAATGAAGCCCAGCAACGGCATCCCGCTGCCCCCCCAGATCTTCAACGACGACAGCTACTGTGGA gactATGACACGTTCTTCAATGCTAAGGAGGACAACACAGTGTTCGCTTTCCTGggtctgcctcctcctcctgggtcaaag GAGGCACAGCAGATGCACATTGTGGAGAACGGGACTCACACTGAAGGAGCTGATGGCAGCGCTGATGATCCAACA GAGGttccagtggaggagtgcaacgGGGAAACCCAGACTgatggtggagaggaggaaggtgagagtggccaggaggaagagggtgagGCTGCAGATGAAGAGGCCCCTGCAGACGAAGATGAGGAATTAGAAGAAACAGATGAG CAGGCCCAGGCTGAGGAAGATGAGCAG gacgAAGAAGCTGATGATGACCGG gaggaagaagaggctgaAGCACAAGAGGTATATTTAC aagaagaggcagaagaagaaCAG gAAGTAGAGGCTGAGTAG
- the sh3bgr gene encoding SH3 domain-binding glutamic acid-rich protein isoform X30, translated as MVIKVFLATSSGSTAIKKKQQDVVGFLEALKVDYTELDIACNEENRMWMRQNVPTEMKPSNGIPLPPQIFNDDSYCGDYDTFFNAKEDNTVFAFLGLPPPPGSKEAQQMHIVENGTHTEGADGSADDPTQAQAEEDEQDEEADDDREEEEAEAQEVYLQAEEEQEVEAE; from the exons ATGGTGATTAAGGTCTTTCTGGCAACTTCTTCTGGATCCACAGCG ATCAAAAAGAAACAGCAGGATGTGGTTGGCTTCCTCGAGGCCCTGAAGGTGGACTACACGGAGCTGGACATCGCCTGCAATGAGGAGAACCGCATGTGGATGAGGCAGAACGTTCCCACAGAAATGAAGCCCAGCAACGGCATCCCGCTGCCCCCCCAGATCTTCAACGACGACAGCTACTGTGGA gactATGACACGTTCTTCAATGCTAAGGAGGACAACACAGTGTTCGCTTTCCTGggtctgcctcctcctcctgggtcaaag GAGGCACAGCAGATGCACATTGTGGAGAACGGGACTCACACTGAAGGAGCTGATGGCAGCGCTGATGATCCAACA CAGGCCCAGGCTGAGGAAGATGAGCAG gacgAAGAAGCTGATGATGACCGG gaggaagaagaggctgaAGCACAAGAGGTATATTTAC aggcagaagaagaaCAG gAAGTAGAGGCTGAGTAG